A part of Carettochelys insculpta isolate YL-2023 chromosome 1, ASM3395843v1, whole genome shotgun sequence genomic DNA contains:
- the PMCH gene encoding pro-MCH → MHISSYMLILIFTLFSQGFSLSVSKSMRKVDDDDMMLNTLNIGKTLWNGGKTEKTEATPSVERYKMEDSSFLDEEENRNPKFLNIGSKHNFISHGLPLNLGIKQLPYLALKGSMAFPVDTEIQNTESTQERRETVDEENSAKFPIGRRDFDMLRCMLGRVYRPCWQV, encoded by the exons ATGCATATTTCGTCCTACATGTTAATACTAATTTTCACTCTCTTTTCTCAAGGTTTTTCACTTTCAGTTTCGAAGTCTATGAGAAAGGTAGATGATGATGATATGATGCTAAATACTCTCAATATAGGCAAAACTCTTTGGAATGGAGGTAAGACAGAGAAGACAGAGGCTACACCTTCTGTTGAGCGCTACAAGATGGAGGATAGCAGCTTTCTGGatgaagaagaaaacagaaatcCAAAATTCTTA AATATAGGTTCCAAACACAATTTCATAAGCCATGGTCTCCCACTGAACCTAGGAATAAAACAGCTACCTTATCTTGCATTGAAAGGATCTATGGCTTTTCCAGTTGACACTGAAATTCAGAATACTGAATCAACACAGGAAAGGAGAGAGACCGTGGATGAAGAAAACTCAGCTAAATTTCCTATAGGACGGAGAGATTTTGATA TGCTCAGATGTATGTTGGGAAGAGTCTACCGACCTTGTTGGCAAGTATGA